In Chryseobacterium gleum, a single genomic region encodes these proteins:
- a CDS encoding outer membrane beta-barrel family protein, translating into MYKILFLLCFPALISAQQQKAEGIVMNTENEKLSFVKIEVYNSQNALIKELKTDENGKFVLEGIEKQDAKLIVKNQGYSLFEKKLDLKEPEPLNIILKKESHEIEGVVMTKRKPLVKRKVDRLEFNVENSNISSLNAWEILKNTPGVTISNSALSVKGSTGILVTINDKKVMLTGDELKNLLENTQGDEVKSVEVITNPPAKYEASGSAVLNIVLKKNKIEGYRGILSSKYIQTQYAKGVFGISQYYKKNKLSLMGSYYRGLGTYYREGTDYVNYPESQTRWISTMNRKDKNNNQNTLNFNAEYELDSLTNISLNYSGYFSPKSFGVYNVPTLIYNQQDIVESNYTTISDHRSRSINNAVSFQIDRKLNKKSSLTWINYFTGNNADKYQNVITYLNFAGQVPKEDNFITKNKADVQLYSTQFDYQWKGDQLELESGAKYSFVKTNSKLDFSDNENGELQYRPEKSSVFDYKEHNFALYSSLAYNIGKWNFKGGLRAEMTDLEGVVSEPYELNKNNYWKFFPTFYVQYTTENKQEFGFSYGKRISRPSYSWLNPAKSYYNLFSYYQGDPKLKATITHNLNLTYSWKEWNVDLYYRKEIYPSMEISYQEPSTNSLIYYFTNIEKGEAFGLSLYKNFQVKPWWNIIVSENLEHNENYFKGIDGVIYKNRVWNLASNISTSFTLDKNSDWKMEIGHRYYSPGIQGTFRISESSATYLVVNKKFFNKKLEASLLFNDIFKTSQEKISTKYANQDNYFIDYRDTQSFTLSLKFNFGNQSVKNAKTIKKTAEQERL; encoded by the coding sequence ATGTATAAAATTCTTTTTCTTCTGTGTTTCCCGGCTTTGATTTCTGCCCAGCAACAAAAAGCTGAAGGTATAGTGATGAACACCGAAAATGAAAAACTTTCTTTCGTAAAGATAGAAGTATATAACTCTCAGAATGCATTGATCAAAGAATTAAAAACGGATGAAAACGGGAAGTTTGTACTGGAGGGCATAGAAAAACAGGATGCAAAACTGATAGTTAAAAATCAGGGATATTCTTTATTTGAGAAAAAACTGGATTTAAAAGAACCTGAACCTCTGAATATCATTCTTAAAAAAGAATCTCACGAAATAGAAGGAGTGGTTATGACGAAACGTAAACCTCTGGTGAAAAGAAAGGTAGACCGTCTGGAATTTAATGTGGAAAACAGTAATATTTCTTCGCTCAATGCCTGGGAAATCTTAAAAAATACACCCGGTGTTACGATCAGCAACAGTGCATTAAGTGTAAAGGGAAGTACGGGAATTCTGGTGACCATTAATGATAAAAAAGTAATGTTGACGGGGGATGAGCTCAAAAACCTCCTGGAAAATACGCAGGGAGACGAAGTGAAATCGGTGGAGGTGATTACCAATCCGCCTGCAAAATATGAAGCGTCAGGGAGTGCTGTACTGAATATCGTCCTGAAGAAAAATAAAATTGAAGGCTATCGCGGAATTCTCTCCTCCAAATATATACAGACACAATATGCGAAAGGTGTCTTTGGGATTTCCCAATATTATAAAAAGAATAAACTTTCTCTTATGGGAAGCTATTATAGAGGATTGGGGACATACTACCGGGAAGGAACAGATTATGTGAACTACCCGGAAAGTCAAACCCGATGGATCAGTACAATGAACAGGAAGGATAAAAACAATAACCAGAATACCCTGAATTTTAATGCGGAATATGAATTGGACAGCCTGACCAATATTAGCCTCAACTACTCAGGGTATTTTTCTCCAAAATCCTTCGGGGTCTACAATGTGCCTACTTTAATCTATAATCAGCAGGATATCGTAGAATCAAATTATACCACGATCAGTGATCACCGTTCACGTTCCATCAATAACGCCGTAAGTTTTCAGATAGACCGTAAGTTGAATAAGAAAAGCAGCCTTACCTGGATCAATTATTTTACAGGTAACAATGCAGATAAATATCAGAATGTAATAACCTATCTGAACTTCGCAGGACAGGTTCCAAAAGAAGATAATTTTATTACAAAGAATAAAGCAGATGTCCAGCTGTATTCCACTCAATTCGATTATCAGTGGAAAGGAGATCAACTGGAGCTGGAATCTGGAGCAAAGTACAGTTTTGTAAAGACAAACAGTAAGCTTGATTTCTCAGATAACGAGAATGGAGAATTGCAATACAGACCGGAAAAGAGCAGTGTTTTTGATTATAAAGAACATAATTTTGCCCTGTACTCTTCATTAGCCTACAATATTGGAAAGTGGAATTTCAAAGGAGGTCTCCGTGCAGAAATGACAGATCTTGAAGGGGTGGTCTCTGAGCCCTATGAGCTGAATAAAAACAATTACTGGAAGTTTTTTCCTACTTTTTATGTACAGTATACCACAGAAAATAAGCAGGAATTCGGATTTTCTTATGGGAAAAGAATCAGCAGACCTTCTTATTCATGGCTGAATCCTGCGAAATCTTATTATAACCTGTTTTCCTACTATCAGGGCGATCCAAAGTTAAAGGCTACCATCACGCACAATCTGAATCTCACCTATTCCTGGAAAGAGTGGAATGTGGATTTATATTACCGAAAAGAAATCTATCCATCCATGGAAATCTCCTATCAGGAGCCGAGTACCAACAGCCTTATCTATTATTTTACAAATATTGAGAAAGGAGAAGCTTTTGGATTAAGCCTTTACAAAAACTTTCAGGTCAAGCCATGGTGGAATATTATTGTGTCTGAAAATCTTGAGCATAATGAGAATTATTTCAAGGGAATCGATGGAGTAATCTATAAAAACAGAGTCTGGAACTTAGCATCCAATATCTCAACGAGTTTTACACTCGATAAAAACAGCGATTGGAAAATGGAAATCGGACACCGCTATTATTCTCCGGGGATACAGGGAACTTTCAGGATCTCAGAATCTTCTGCAACATATCTGGTGGTCAATAAAAAATTCTTTAATAAAAAACTGGAAGCAAGCCTTTTG